A genome region from Sphaerisporangium krabiense includes the following:
- a CDS encoding CoA transferase: MRREGLRTAADVVEELAAETGLHLPAVQVTGDDPVLPSAFRIGTAAAASIGAVTAAVALVVEERAGQAARTAAVHEGGIDMAATAGAAVEVSGPVGPVVVGMREAAVAFRDERYLLVDGEATPMWAPLSGDYRAADGWVRLHCNFDHHRDAALRALGLALGSGREDVAQACARRAAADVERVVIDEGGCAAAMRSPAEWRAHPQARAIAGTPVVGVARLDDGSPPGRIDDGSTAGSRPLAGVRVLDLTRVIAGPVASRALAGYGAEVLRVGAAHLPEVPGAVIGTAFGKRSCEVDLRTAEGAAAFRELVAGADVVVQAYRPGALAALGFGTADMAAIRPGIVCVDISAYGANGPWAGRRGFDSLVQMACGIAWEGGDGERPVPLPAQVLDHATGWLAALGALAGLLRQRAEGGSWHVELSLARTARWLDGLGRVDGRDVVEPDPADFLAEMDGPDGRLTYVRPPGRIGDLRPFWSSPPPRRGEHPPAW; this comes from the coding sequence ATGAGACGTGAGGGCTTGCGAACCGCGGCGGACGTGGTCGAGGAACTGGCGGCCGAGACAGGGCTCCACCTGCCCGCCGTCCAAGTGACAGGCGACGATCCGGTCCTTCCGTCCGCCTTCCGGATCGGAACGGCCGCAGCCGCCTCGATAGGCGCGGTGACGGCGGCCGTCGCTCTCGTCGTGGAGGAGCGTGCCGGACAGGCCGCCCGAACGGCTGCCGTCCACGAGGGCGGGATCGACATGGCGGCCACAGCGGGAGCCGCCGTGGAGGTAAGTGGTCCGGTAGGGCCGGTGGTCGTGGGGATGAGGGAAGCCGCGGTCGCGTTTCGCGACGAGCGGTATCTCCTGGTCGATGGAGAGGCCACGCCCATGTGGGCGCCGTTGTCGGGGGATTACCGCGCCGCCGACGGCTGGGTTCGCCTGCACTGCAACTTCGATCACCATCGGGACGCGGCGTTGCGGGCCCTCGGCCTTGCCCTCGGCTCAGGACGTGAGGATGTGGCGCAGGCGTGTGCCCGTCGTGCGGCGGCCGATGTGGAGCGGGTGGTGATCGACGAGGGAGGTTGCGCGGCGGCCATGCGCTCGCCCGCGGAATGGCGCGCCCACCCGCAGGCCCGCGCGATCGCCGGCACTCCGGTGGTGGGCGTGGCACGCCTGGACGACGGCTCGCCTCCGGGCCGGATCGATGACGGTTCCACAGCGGGCTCGCGGCCCCTTGCGGGGGTTCGGGTGCTGGATCTGACCAGGGTCATCGCGGGGCCGGTGGCGTCGCGGGCGCTCGCCGGGTACGGCGCCGAGGTGCTCAGGGTGGGTGCGGCGCATCTTCCGGAGGTGCCGGGGGCGGTGATCGGGACCGCGTTCGGCAAGAGGTCGTGCGAAGTCGATCTCCGTACGGCTGAGGGGGCCGCGGCGTTCCGTGAACTCGTCGCCGGGGCCGACGTGGTCGTACAGGCTTACCGGCCGGGGGCGCTGGCCGCGCTGGGGTTCGGCACGGCGGATATGGCGGCGATCAGGCCGGGGATCGTCTGTGTTGACATATCCGCCTATGGGGCTAACGGGCCGTGGGCGGGACGACGAGGGTTCGACAGCCTGGTGCAGATGGCCTGCGGCATCGCCTGGGAGGGCGGGGACGGCGAGCGCCCGGTCCCGCTGCCGGCGCAGGTCCTGGACCACGCCACAGGTTGGCTCGCCGCACTGGGCGCCCTGGCCGGGCTCCTGCGCCAGAGAGCCGAGGGGGGCTCCTGGCATGTGGAGCTGTCGCTCGCCCGGACCGCCCGGTGGCTGGACGGGCTGGGCCGCGTCGACGGCCGGGACGTCGTGGAGCCGGACCCGGCGGACTTCCTCGCGGAGATGGACGGGCCGGACGGAAGACTGACCTACGTCCGTCCTCCGGGTCGCATCGGCGACCTCAGACCCTTCTGGTCGTCGCCTCCGCCCCGCAGAGGCGAGCATCCACCGGCCTGGTGA